From the Limosilactobacillus panis genome, one window contains:
- a CDS encoding adenosylcobinamide-GDP ribazoletransferase, whose translation MGKALILFAQFFTKLNIPVPIDDATNKFKTSIQYITLFGFLLGCIEGLIFWGFSYLFPIWFAWVLYWITDGLLTGGFHLDALADTADGFFSSRTADKIFKIMKDSRLGTMGSLALIYYYALVVSLGIIISPSLDRLHLVLLTVCLTMLTKTGVSLLFYKMVYPGNKKGLSNIWLGIQPWRIAVAQVFSLVVTTLCFAWQGLVAYLMIPLIAYFYRRKIMQVLGGTPGDTLGAFATLAPLIFLMTLTILTRFS comes from the coding sequence ATGGGGAAAGCATTAATTTTATTTGCGCAATTTTTTACTAAGTTAAATATTCCAGTTCCAATTGATGATGCAACTAATAAGTTTAAAACCAGTATTCAATATATTACCCTGTTTGGGTTCCTTCTTGGTTGCATTGAAGGCCTTATTTTCTGGGGATTTAGTTATCTCTTTCCAATCTGGTTTGCCTGGGTACTCTATTGGATCACTGATGGCCTTTTAACGGGGGGCTTTCACCTAGATGCCCTGGCTGATACGGCAGATGGTTTCTTTTCGTCACGGACAGCAGATAAAATATTTAAAATTATGAAGGATAGTCGTTTAGGGACGATGGGAAGTCTAGCACTGATTTACTACTACGCCCTAGTAGTTAGCTTAGGAATAATCATTAGTCCATCCCTTGACCGACTCCACCTTGTTCTCTTGACCGTTTGCTTAACGATGTTGACAAAGACAGGAGTGTCATTGCTTTTTTACAAAATGGTATACCCAGGTAATAAAAAAGGGCTTTCGAATATTTGGTTAGGGATTCAGCCCTGGCGAATTGCAGTTGCCCAAGTTTTTTCACTGGTGGTGACTACTTTGTGTTTTGCCTGGCAAGGTTTGGTTGCCTACCTGATGATTCCCTTGATAGCTTATTTTTATCGGCGGAAAATTATGCAGGTGTTGGGTGGAACACCAGGAGACACGCTAGGGGCGTTTGCTACTTTGGCCCCGCTAATTTTTCTGATGACGTTGACAATCTTAACGAGGTTTAGCTAA
- a CDS encoding bifunctional adenosylcobinamide kinase/adenosylcobinamide-phosphate guanylyltransferase encodes MENDNLTLVLGGAKSGKSEFAESLYSRDQRVCYIATGVVKNPDGEMQLRIKRHQARRSSKWTTAEQYRGVADLIIKHPLDGYLLDDAIMLVTNLFYDDVLTRTSAEKIDEYLSTATMDEFARLRHMILHEWGKILQVQAATGQSMVIVSDEVGLGVVPATKQTRVLRDLYGEVNQLIAKQAENVYFVVSGIPQKIK; translated from the coding sequence ATGGAAAATGATAATCTGACACTTGTCCTTGGCGGTGCGAAGAGTGGAAAGTCTGAGTTTGCTGAGAGCTTGTACTCTCGTGACCAACGTGTTTGCTATATTGCAACCGGGGTGGTCAAAAATCCTGACGGAGAGATGCAGTTACGAATTAAGCGTCACCAGGCCCGCCGTTCAAGTAAATGGACAACAGCTGAACAATACCGAGGAGTTGCTGACTTAATTATTAAGCACCCGCTTGATGGCTACCTTCTTGACGATGCGATTATGCTTGTGACTAATCTCTTTTATGATGATGTTTTGACTAGGACATCAGCCGAAAAAATTGATGAATACTTGTCGACGGCCACCATGGATGAATTTGCCCGTCTTCGTCATATGATTCTGCATGAGTGGGGGAAAATACTCCAGGTTCAGGCAGCGACAGGTCAGTCAATGGTAATCGTTAGTGATGAGGTTGGTCTTGGTGTTGTACCCGCCACAAAGCAGACTCGGGTTCTTCGCGATCTGTATGGTGAAGTTAACCAACTAATTGCTAAGCAGGCAGAGAATGTCTATTTTGTAGTCAGTGGAATTCCACAAAAGATAAAGTAG
- a CDS encoding uroporphyrinogen-III synthase, translated as MAILITYPKNKVPVYWRIKLEQKDDVIYFPFRVLKAVKLSTAAKKEIKGSRNLVITSLFGAQVFCDHLKKLNSRAPIYVLSEKIKDMLVTVNNPVEVAIGENRAALLAMLKDRGITDVCWLIGNKAEKYYRDFIGEKVVIYSNSWDQVHEGRALKLFMKQRITSALVTSPSNFDRMYKVMTRVDSIEYRRINYYVLGKSTGNYLKEKGLKVIFPNCKEKVLENVLDNLWHYEREH; from the coding sequence ATGGCAATTTTAATTACGTACCCCAAGAATAAAGTTCCAGTTTATTGGCGAATCAAGTTAGAGCAGAAAGATGATGTAATTTATTTTCCTTTTCGTGTTTTGAAAGCGGTTAAATTAAGTACAGCTGCAAAAAAGGAAATTAAAGGGAGCCGGAATCTAGTGATCACTAGCCTTTTTGGTGCTCAAGTTTTCTGCGACCACCTAAAAAAACTAAATTCAAGGGCGCCGATTTATGTGCTTAGTGAAAAGATTAAGGATATGCTAGTGACGGTTAATAACCCAGTTGAAGTTGCTATTGGTGAGAATCGAGCAGCCCTCTTGGCGATGCTGAAAGACAGGGGGATTACAGATGTTTGCTGGCTGATTGGTAATAAGGCAGAAAAGTATTACCGAGACTTCATTGGTGAAAAAGTTGTTATTTACAGTAATAGCTGGGACCAGGTTCACGAAGGCAGGGCTCTCAAGCTTTTTATGAAGCAGCGTATTACAAGCGCCCTCGTCACGAGTCCATCTAATTTTGACCGGATGTATAAGGTTATGACACGGGTTGATAGTATTGAGTATCGCCGAATCAACTATTATGTTCTCGGGAAGAGTACTGGTAACTACCTGAAGGAAAAAGGGTTAAAGGTGATTTTTCCTAATTGTAAGGAAAAGGTTCTCGAAAATGTATTAGACAACTTATGGCACTATGAAAGGGAACATTAA
- the hemA gene encoding glutamyl-tRNA reductase: protein MYLMCVSLNYHQLPIELREKFSFSAAEISRADKLLNGEKSILENLLISTCNRTEVYAVVDQIHTGRYYIKRFLAEWFHYTVDDFSQYVSISTKEVAVEHLFRVITGLDSLIKGEPQILGQMKVAFQVATDQKTTGVILNHLFQQAITFSKRMHTKYRVSELAQSSGQAGLHQIKTAFGTLNGKTLAVIGMGHIGKHTAYNASNMGFSKVLLLNRTDERAATIADKLQGVVESRPFNQLADVVESVDAAVFATAVKHPLYRANAKTRAIIVDLGVPRNVAVSAGSEAKYYDIDSLHSILDANNEKKKQMLTKIAAEVPTEVHDFYIWEKQLHIVPVIRGLREHSLKIEAEAYDSLLRKLPELDAHERKIISKHMKSIINQMIKGPIKEIKELSVTPRATDDIDFFCKIFGMDNLKVENQKDEK from the coding sequence ATGTACTTGATGTGTGTAAGCTTGAATTATCATCAACTACCAATTGAATTACGGGAAAAATTCTCGTTCTCAGCTGCAGAAATTTCCCGGGCGGATAAACTTTTAAATGGTGAAAAAAGCATTCTAGAGAACCTATTAATCTCAACTTGTAATCGAACAGAAGTATACGCAGTGGTTGATCAAATTCATACAGGCCGCTACTATATCAAACGATTTTTGGCGGAATGGTTTCACTACACAGTTGATGATTTTAGTCAGTATGTCTCAATTAGCACTAAGGAAGTAGCGGTTGAACATCTTTTTCGGGTAATTACCGGTCTAGATTCACTAATTAAGGGTGAGCCGCAGATCCTTGGGCAAATGAAGGTTGCCTTTCAAGTTGCAACCGATCAAAAAACAACGGGAGTGATCCTTAATCACTTGTTCCAGCAGGCGATTACGTTTTCCAAACGAATGCATACAAAATACCGCGTAAGTGAACTTGCCCAGTCGTCAGGCCAGGCAGGACTACACCAAATCAAGACAGCTTTTGGGACCTTAAACGGTAAAACCTTAGCCGTTATTGGGATGGGGCATATCGGCAAGCACACTGCTTATAATGCAAGTAACATGGGCTTTAGTAAGGTTCTCCTCTTGAACCGGACCGATGAAAGGGCCGCAACGATTGCGGATAAATTACAAGGTGTGGTTGAGTCGCGCCCCTTTAACCAACTTGCGGATGTTGTAGAAAGTGTTGATGCTGCAGTTTTTGCTACAGCGGTGAAGCACCCCCTGTACCGAGCTAACGCAAAGACACGGGCAATCATTGTCGACTTAGGAGTTCCACGAAACGTGGCGGTTTCCGCAGGTAGTGAAGCTAAATACTATGACATTGATAGTCTACATTCAATTCTGGATGCAAATAACGAAAAGAAAAAACAAATGCTAACGAAAATAGCTGCGGAGGTTCCCACCGAAGTTCATGATTTTTATATTTGGGAAAAACAACTTCACATTGTGCCGGTGATCCGAGGCTTACGTGAGCATTCGTTGAAGATTGAAGCGGAAGCTTATGATAGCCTGTTACGTAAACTACCTGAATTGGACGCTCATGAGCGTAAAATTATCAGTAAGCACATGAAGAGTATTATAAACCAAATGATTAAGGGACCGATTAAGGAGATTAAGGAGCTTTCGGTGACGCCGAGGGCAACGGATGATATTGACTTCTTCTGTAAGATTTTTGGAATGGACAACTTAAAGGTGGAGAATCAAAAAGATGAGAAGTAA
- a CDS encoding MIP/aquaporin family protein yields the protein MHGFIGEFFGTMILILIGAGTCCSNNLNKSYGKGSGWLFICTSWGLAVTMGVYVAGSLGSLGHLNPAVTIPFAIFGLFPWSNVIPYLLGQFLGAFIGAALVIFHFWPQFKATKTDADGNNVSDFATRPAINNPFFNFLSEVIATFAFVFMLLNLGNFTQGLKPFIVGLVIMIVGTGLGTTTGFALNPARDWGPRFAYTILPVPNKASGEWGYSWVPMFGPLIGGCIACAIQALLV from the coding sequence ATGCATGGCTTTATTGGTGAATTTTTCGGTACCATGATTTTAATTCTAATTGGTGCCGGTACTTGCTGCAGTAATAACCTCAATAAGAGCTATGGAAAGGGCAGTGGTTGGCTGTTTATCTGTACATCATGGGGGTTAGCTGTTACGATGGGTGTTTACGTGGCTGGTAGTTTGGGGTCCTTGGGACACCTTAACCCGGCCGTTACGATTCCATTTGCAATCTTTGGCCTCTTCCCATGGAGTAATGTTATTCCTTATCTCCTTGGACAATTCCTGGGCGCATTTATTGGCGCAGCACTAGTTATTTTTCATTTCTGGCCACAATTCAAGGCGACAAAGACGGATGCTGACGGAAATAACGTTAGTGACTTTGCTACCCGTCCAGCAATTAACAACCCATTTTTCAACTTCCTTTCAGAAGTTATTGCCACCTTTGCCTTTGTATTCATGCTCTTAAACCTTGGTAATTTCACCCAAGGATTAAAGCCATTCATTGTTGGTTTAGTAATCATGATTGTTGGTACTGGTTTAGGGACAACTACTGGGTTCGCCTTGAACCCCGCTCGTGATTGGGGACCGCGCTTTGCCTACACAATTTTGCCAGTACCTAATAAAGCATCAGGTGAATGGGGCTACTCATGGGTTCCAATGTTTGGTCCACTAATTGGTGGCTGCATTGCCTGTGCTATTCAAGCGCTGTTAGTTTAA
- a CDS encoding histidine phosphatase family protein: protein MKLLLARHGETDYNRQRKFYGSADVSLDKHGRQQAQALAEKIAVMRPTLLVQTNLRRTQQTIRPVCAKFPTIPIITLPSFAEKGFGKWEGLDADEIEAQYPEEWNKWLRAPLTYTPPTIEPFVNFEERVHQGLQWLLQHLAEEDTVFIVAHLGTLRLIYQDLVDSSVNFYSLDFKAACFSLIELKDGKTRQVQFNQ from the coding sequence ATGAAATTATTATTAGCCCGGCACGGGGAAACAGACTACAATCGACAGCGAAAATTTTATGGCAGTGCCGATGTTAGCTTAGATAAGCATGGAAGACAGCAGGCCCAGGCGTTGGCAGAAAAGATTGCTGTCATGCGGCCAACTTTGCTCGTGCAGACAAACCTACGGCGAACCCAGCAGACCATCCGTCCCGTCTGCGCAAAATTCCCAACGATACCAATTATTACTTTGCCGAGCTTTGCGGAAAAGGGGTTTGGCAAGTGGGAAGGACTGGATGCTGATGAAATTGAGGCTCAGTATCCAGAAGAATGGAATAAGTGGCTGCGGGCTCCATTGACCTATACCCCACCGACTATTGAGCCCTTTGTAAATTTTGAAGAACGGGTCCACCAGGGCTTGCAATGGCTTTTACAACACTTAGCTGAGGAAGATACGGTCTTCATTGTTGCTCACCTTGGCACACTGCGGCTAATTTACCAAGACCTAGTAGATTCATCAGTAAATTTCTATTCACTTGATTTTAAAGCAGCCTGTTTCAGTTTAATTGAGTTAAAGGATGGCAAGACACGACAAGTACAATTTAACCAATAG
- a CDS encoding D-2-hydroxyacid dehydrogenase, translated as MGDIDVNKDLVKKIVQQVLAEQSGSSNGNGGKKIFAFSIRKDEEPYVKEWASKHPNIEVGYTDELLTPKTAKYAKGANGVVVYQQLDYTADTLQALADEGVTKMSLRNVGVDNIDMAKAKELGFEITNVPVYSPNAIAEHAAIQTARILRQTKVMDEKVANGDLRWAPTIGREVRDQTVGVIGTGHIGRVYMQIMEGFGAKVIAYDPFENPELKKQGYYVDSLDDLYAQADVISLHVPATKENFHMINQDTIAKMKDNVVLVNCSRGALVDTDAVIAGLDSGKIFGFVMDTYEDEVGIFNADWRGKQFPDSRLEDLIHRSNVLVTPHTAFYTTHAVRNMVIKAFDNNCELINGKPADTPVKVG; from the coding sequence ATGGGTGATATTGATGTCAATAAGGATTTAGTAAAAAAGATTGTTCAACAAGTCCTTGCTGAACAATCCGGTTCATCTAATGGCAATGGTGGTAAAAAGATCTTTGCTTTCAGTATTCGGAAGGATGAAGAACCATATGTTAAGGAATGGGCAAGTAAGCATCCTAACATTGAAGTTGGATACACTGATGAATTACTTACTCCCAAGACGGCAAAGTACGCTAAAGGTGCTAATGGTGTAGTTGTTTACCAACAACTTGATTACACTGCTGATACTCTTCAGGCACTTGCTGACGAAGGTGTTACTAAGATGTCCCTTCGAAATGTCGGTGTTGATAACATTGACATGGCCAAGGCTAAGGAGCTTGGTTTTGAAATTACTAACGTTCCTGTTTACTCACCAAACGCCATTGCCGAACATGCGGCAATTCAAACTGCCCGGATTCTTCGGCAAACTAAGGTAATGGACGAAAAGGTTGCTAATGGTGACCTTCGTTGGGCCCCAACAATTGGTCGGGAAGTTCGTGACCAAACCGTTGGTGTAATTGGTACAGGTCACATTGGCCGGGTCTACATGCAAATTATGGAAGGCTTCGGTGCTAAGGTCATTGCCTATGACCCATTCGAAAATCCTGAATTGAAGAAGCAAGGCTACTACGTTGACAGTCTTGATGACCTCTATGCTCAAGCAGACGTTATCTCACTCCACGTTCCAGCTACTAAGGAAAACTTCCACATGATTAACCAGGACACCATTGCCAAGATGAAGGACAACGTGGTACTGGTTAACTGCTCACGTGGGGCCTTAGTCGATACGGATGCCGTTATTGCTGGCCTTGACAGTGGTAAAATCTTTGGCTTTGTTATGGATACTTATGAAGATGAAGTTGGCATCTTTAACGCTGATTGGCGGGGCAAGCAATTCCCTGACAGCCGGCTTGAAGACTTGATTCACCGTTCCAACGTCTTAGTAACTCCACACACTGCCTTCTACACTACCCATGCCGTCCGCAACATGGTTATTAAGGCCTTTGATAACAACTGTGAGTTAATTAATGGTAAACCAGCTGACACACCGGTTAAGGTTGGTTAA
- a CDS encoding bifunctional precorrin-2 dehydrogenase/sirohydrochlorin ferrochelatase yields the protein MMKAPYPIILNLDRKRVAVIGGGKVARRKIKKIVAAGVRPTVISPMIIDDIDPSQIDWVKDSYHRKYVEKMDIIIACTNDKAVNNQVKAEATHFQLVNNTSDKTNSDFYNLATLSSDDMFISVSTVGRSPRFAKKVKNEIKECVSKKFNKEFD from the coding sequence ATGATGAAGGCACCATATCCGATTATCTTAAACCTTGACCGTAAAAGGGTAGCGGTAATTGGTGGCGGTAAGGTTGCTCGTCGTAAAATTAAAAAAATAGTTGCGGCTGGTGTAAGACCAACCGTTATCAGTCCGATGATTATTGATGATATTGACCCTTCACAGATTGACTGGGTTAAAGATAGCTATCACCGTAAATATGTGGAGAAAATGGATATTATTATTGCCTGCACTAATGATAAAGCAGTGAATAACCAGGTGAAGGCAGAAGCAACTCACTTTCAACTAGTAAATAATACAAGTGATAAGACTAATTCCGATTTCTATAACCTGGCGACGCTTAGTTCAGATGACATGTTTATCAGCGTTTCAACAGTGGGGCGGTCTCCACGCTTTGCTAAAAAAGTAAAAAACGAGATTAAAGAATGTGTCAGCAAAAAGTTTAATAAGGAGTTTGACTAG
- the hemB gene encoding porphobilinogen synthase, which translates to MLQFDRHRRLRTSAAMRDLVRETHLNKDDLIMPVFVDATIEDREEIPSMPGIYRYSVNSILDEIKDIVNLGIKSIIIFGVPDKKDKYGTGAWEDNGIVQQAIRLIKKTYPDLIVIADTCLCEYTSTGHCGILRDGVVLNDESLKYLTKTAVSQVKAGADIIAPSNAMDGYVAAIRHGLDEAGYKNTPIMSYAVKFASSFYGPFRDAADGSPKEGPKDRKTYQMDPANRLEALREIASDEKEGADFVMVKPAMAFLDVMREVRNHTLLPLVAYNVSGEYAMIKAAAANGWINEEQIVYETLVGMKRAGADLIITYFAKDVAKKL; encoded by the coding sequence ATGTTGCAATTTGATCGTCACCGTCGTTTAAGAACGAGCGCTGCTATGCGTGATTTAGTAAGGGAGACACATTTAAATAAGGATGACTTAATTATGCCCGTCTTTGTCGATGCCACGATTGAGGATCGGGAAGAAATTCCTTCGATGCCGGGGATTTACCGTTACAGTGTTAATTCAATTCTTGATGAGATTAAGGACATCGTTAACCTAGGAATTAAGTCAATTATTATCTTTGGGGTTCCTGATAAGAAGGACAAATACGGAACTGGTGCTTGGGAGGACAACGGAATCGTCCAGCAAGCGATCCGCCTGATTAAGAAGACTTACCCTGACTTAATCGTAATTGCTGATACTTGTCTGTGTGAATACACAAGTACCGGTCACTGCGGGATTCTTCGTGACGGTGTTGTGTTGAATGATGAATCCTTAAAATACCTTACTAAGACTGCGGTCAGTCAAGTAAAGGCAGGTGCGGACATTATTGCACCATCGAATGCAATGGATGGTTATGTTGCAGCTATCCGACACGGTCTAGACGAAGCGGGATACAAAAACACTCCAATCATGTCATATGCTGTTAAGTTTGCTTCTTCATTCTATGGTCCGTTCCGGGATGCCGCTGATGGCTCACCAAAGGAGGGGCCTAAAGATCGGAAGACCTACCAAATGGATCCAGCTAACCGCTTGGAGGCCTTGCGGGAAATTGCTAGTGATGAAAAAGAGGGTGCTGACTTTGTAATGGTTAAGCCAGCGATGGCCTTCCTTGACGTGATGCGGGAAGTTCGTAACCATACGCTTTTACCGTTGGTTGCTTATAATGTATCTGGTGAATATGCGATGATCAAGGCGGCTGCAGCAAATGGGTGGATTAATGAAGAGCAGATTGTTTATGAAACCCTTGTTGGAATGAAGCGGGCAGGTGCTGACCTGATCATTACCTACTTTGCAAAAGATGTCGCAAAGAAGCTTTAA
- the cobT gene encoding nicotinate-nucleotide--dimethylbenzimidazole phosphoribosyltransferase: MRYNESLPQSLDKGQMTAMQKRMDNLAKPIKGLGRLEELADHLAGIYQTTDFDVQPRKCLVFAADNGVVHEGVSASPQKITAIQAVNMMKGHTTVAALAKAYNCALQVYDLGIKSDLHSPLVKVHKIRRETGDMLVEPAMTVAQAEEALQYGFDAGITAFNEGNQVIIAGELGMGNTTAASAMIAALLGKSGAEVVGRGSNISDERLAHKVDVVNASLARAGLAGKRSTDPLKVLSEVGALELGAMAGTMLSAGVMHRPVLLDGFLSYSAALLANTIQPGLTDYMIPSHKSKEQGSQIVLSALGLDPYIDINMCVGEGSGAMMLLPWLDGIKAILMNMNTLQEMDFNFIP, encoded by the coding sequence ATGAGATATAATGAGAGCTTGCCCCAGTCTTTAGATAAGGGGCAGATGACAGCAATGCAGAAGCGAATGGATAATTTAGCTAAGCCAATCAAAGGGCTGGGGCGGTTGGAAGAATTGGCAGACCACCTAGCGGGGATTTACCAAACAACGGACTTTGATGTTCAGCCGCGCAAGTGCTTAGTCTTTGCGGCGGATAATGGAGTTGTTCACGAAGGGGTTTCCGCTAGTCCACAGAAAATTACCGCAATCCAAGCGGTTAACATGATGAAGGGTCACACAACGGTAGCAGCATTAGCAAAGGCCTATAATTGTGCGTTGCAGGTGTATGACCTGGGAATTAAAAGCGATCTCCACTCACCTTTAGTCAAGGTTCATAAAATTCGGCGTGAAACTGGTGATATGTTAGTAGAACCAGCAATGACAGTGGCACAGGCAGAAGAAGCACTTCAGTACGGCTTTGATGCAGGGATAACAGCTTTTAACGAGGGCAACCAGGTTATTATCGCTGGTGAGTTGGGGATGGGCAATACTACCGCGGCTTCAGCGATGATTGCTGCACTTCTCGGCAAAAGTGGTGCGGAAGTGGTTGGACGGGGATCGAATATTTCCGATGAACGTTTGGCTCACAAGGTCGATGTTGTAAATGCTAGCTTAGCCCGGGCCGGCCTAGCAGGAAAAAGGAGTACCGATCCACTTAAGGTATTAAGTGAGGTTGGGGCGCTTGAACTCGGAGCAATGGCCGGAACTATGCTTTCCGCTGGAGTAATGCACAGGCCGGTGCTCCTTGACGGCTTCTTATCATATTCAGCTGCTTTGCTAGCAAACACTATCCAACCAGGCCTGACGGATTACATGATTCCTAGCCATAAGTCCAAGGAGCAGGGTTCACAAATCGTACTCTCAGCGCTCGGTCTTGATCCTTACATTGATATCAATATGTGTGTCGGTGAAGGAAGCGGTGCAATGATGCTCTTGCCGTGGCTAGATGGAATAAAGGCAATTTTAATGAATATGAATACGTTGCAGGAAATGGATTTCAATTTTATCCCCTAA
- the hemL gene encoding glutamate-1-semialdehyde 2,1-aminomutase, producing the protein MTLNNAKSKAAFKEAQQYMPGGVNSPVRAFKNVGGDPLFIHHGKNEYIYDIDGNKYIDYVLSWGPLILGHADDHVVAELDKAVAKGTSYGAPTLQETKLAKIVNQIMPSIEMIRMVSSGTEATMSAIRLARGYTHREKIVKFIGNYHGHSDSLLVDAGSGLATFGINTSPGVPDDLAYDTLTVAYNDVAGVKKLFAEHGDEIACAIVEPVAGNMGVIPGTQEFLQTLRDVTKRHGALLIFDEVMSGFRAAYHGVQSLVNITPDLTTLGKVIGGGLPVGAFGGRRDIMENITPAGNIYHAGTLSGNPLAMTGGISTLEQLTSEDYSKMDKRVTALTDGIKAAADKYGVPMTVHHVGTMWSYFYNDNPINNFDDVKACDQQLFEKCFWKLLENGVYVAPSQFETNFISTKHTDEDIEKTIAAFDAAFKAATNN; encoded by the coding sequence TTGACTTTAAATAACGCAAAATCAAAGGCGGCGTTTAAAGAAGCGCAGCAATACATGCCAGGTGGTGTTAATAGTCCAGTGCGGGCGTTTAAGAACGTTGGCGGGGATCCATTATTCATTCACCATGGCAAGAATGAATATATTTATGATATTGATGGTAATAAGTACATTGACTATGTTTTATCATGGGGGCCGCTGATTCTTGGACATGCTGATGACCATGTTGTTGCTGAACTGGATAAAGCCGTTGCTAAGGGAACGAGTTATGGTGCTCCAACCCTCCAAGAGACAAAATTAGCTAAGATTGTTAATCAGATTATGCCATCAATTGAAATGATTCGAATGGTTTCTTCAGGGACCGAAGCAACGATGAGCGCTATTCGGCTCGCCCGAGGTTACACCCACCGGGAAAAGATTGTTAAGTTTATCGGTAACTACCACGGTCACAGTGATTCACTATTGGTTGATGCGGGCTCTGGTCTTGCAACATTTGGTATTAATACGTCACCAGGTGTCCCAGATGATCTTGCTTATGATACACTGACGGTAGCCTATAATGACGTGGCTGGGGTTAAGAAACTTTTCGCTGAGCATGGGGATGAAATTGCTTGTGCCATTGTTGAACCTGTTGCTGGTAACATGGGGGTAATTCCTGGGACCCAAGAATTCCTGCAAACGCTTCGTGATGTTACTAAGAGGCATGGTGCTCTCCTAATCTTTGATGAAGTTATGTCTGGTTTCCGGGCCGCATACCATGGTGTCCAGAGTTTGGTTAACATCACACCTGACTTAACAACGCTTGGGAAGGTTATCGGTGGCGGCTTACCAGTTGGGGCCTTTGGTGGCCGGCGTGACATTATGGAAAATATCACCCCTGCCGGTAATATTTACCATGCTGGAACGCTTTCTGGTAACCCATTAGCAATGACTGGTGGTATTAGTACTTTAGAACAGCTGACATCTGAAGACTATAGCAAGATGGATAAGCGAGTAACTGCTTTGACTGATGGTATCAAGGCCGCTGCAGATAAGTACGGGGTACCAATGACTGTCCACCACGTTGGAACAATGTGGAGCTACTTCTATAATGATAACCCAATCAATAATTTTGATGATGTTAAGGCATGTGACCAGCAGCTCTTTGAAAAGTGCTTCTGGAAGTTACTTGAAAATGGCGTTTATGTTGCACCATCGCAATTTGAGACTAACTTTATCTCAACAAAGCACACAGACGAGGACATTGAAAAAACAATCGCGGCATTTGATGCAGCATTTAAAGCAGCAACCAATAATTAG
- the hemC gene encoding hydroxymethylbilane synthase: MRSKVIVGSRKSKLAMAQTKLVIAALEKFFPTTIFEIRNVVTEGDRNRQASLAKIGGKGVFVKEIEDELENQTIDFAVHSLKDVMPTLPADLTLGAFPKRESPFDCLISHAKFSQLTDLPQGARIGTNSLRRQGQLLSIRPDLKIIPIRGNIDTRLKKIDSENLEGIILANAGLSRLKVDLSGYYVLDLKDVIVPAVGQGCLAIECRKADQKICQMLDQINDPQSEQCIHIEREFMRELGGSCNFPIGGYAYAKEGKLFFNGLIASPSGEHVIKAERVPANNPGVGKRVADQLLARDKFGIIEGD; this comes from the coding sequence ATGAGAAGTAAGGTAATTGTTGGTAGTCGTAAAAGTAAACTTGCGATGGCTCAGACAAAGTTAGTTATTGCAGCATTAGAAAAGTTTTTTCCGACTACCATTTTTGAAATAAGAAATGTCGTTACGGAGGGGGACCGAAACCGTCAGGCTAGCCTTGCCAAAATTGGTGGGAAGGGTGTCTTCGTAAAGGAAATTGAAGATGAGCTTGAAAACCAGACGATTGATTTTGCAGTTCACAGTTTAAAAGACGTTATGCCAACTTTACCAGCGGACCTTACCTTGGGAGCGTTTCCTAAGCGGGAGTCACCATTTGATTGCTTAATTAGCCATGCTAAGTTCAGCCAACTTACTGACCTTCCCCAAGGTGCCCGGATTGGAACTAATAGTTTGCGCCGGCAGGGACAATTACTGAGCATTCGTCCCGACTTAAAAATCATACCAATTAGGGGTAATATAGATACTAGGTTAAAGAAAATAGACAGTGAAAACCTTGAGGGTATAATTTTAGCTAACGCTGGATTAAGTCGGCTAAAAGTTGACCTTAGTGGTTATTATGTTCTGGATTTGAAGGACGTAATTGTGCCAGCGGTTGGTCAAGGATGTCTTGCTATCGAATGCCGAAAGGCTGATCAAAAAATTTGCCAAATGCTTGACCAAATTAATGATCCTCAGTCTGAACAATGTATTCATATTGAACGAGAATTTATGCGTGAGCTCGGTGGAAGCTGTAATTTTCCAATTGGTGGTTATGCCTATGCCAAAGAGGGCAAGCTATTTTTTAATGGTTTAATTGCTTCACCAAGCGGGGAACACGTAATTAAAGCGGAAAGAGTTCCTGCCAATAACCCTGGAGTTGGCAAGCGGGTTGCTGATCAGTTATTGGCAAGAGATAAATTTGGAATTATTGAAGGAGATTAG